Proteins encoded together in one Telopea speciosissima isolate NSW1024214 ecotype Mountain lineage chromosome 4, Tspe_v1, whole genome shotgun sequence window:
- the LOC122658836 gene encoding uncharacterized protein LOC122658836 isoform X1: protein MGALAPIFPWIPEDDIKLKNAVEAGASLESLAKGAVRFSRRFTIQELQDRWHSLLYDPYVSAEASDRMVEIENSASNLSSKPNRSGNSKGSGFTSGKKNIGSVRRHYHAMRKRICSEPFNSIDISFLVAPGGFHCTSNEGGCQEQLTHQNEPASQNCMFGEPISNHFGLPESDLDIVRHAFPEMVGDDVTAGDIDCPAHAFHSGHLNSFEGGLSDGMIGRNCLYGFTDNVSPVSVKDAAQTGIGHSFEHNNVHKVIPLQQNVPVFGKCAGAQGMGPQREMPVSDLFETDDLEAKPLSSFGSINKNPGNVCSGFGVSQCFNSAVSDCSAAFHQLGYSSPLARMPAWEPIDGISTSVMRIEANLGDKGQVRGDALACQGDGGAEKIGSSSYEIVHSEPNLEERISTEGITNSTAMPEGDFMDLSSSLLNFADDGELLFMDVDVKDIMDRSCLDGLNSILLSSPGESHQDDMPGIPNKSKATEPQDTCLMVANDPCTGEFDDLSYQSHFRQDDGHKACDAVAVGNKLVSTSALNPHSPELQDGVICCTFNTEDPKIPDNDDIFPSTEMLASVGSPIMQQSSGESPNIAASFPMDGHDAQKVTERGSNLVKGEEEAPAQRLLAPRMMRSLVLAKKGSNLPVDGCGFKSELPESDSADVVSNRISTSELCRCRPWPVTPNFVPDGSLKESVINVEMEKQHDFRCSVDSLLDKPGHGSDHVKCCPRNILGGCKQDADVSVAIHKNLQAHAESGSREMAIPESGVNPPTSDREEQLSESDIPCFSDVEAMILDMDLGPDQESHYSKEVVRYQNVDTKRAIIRLEQVVQSHMQRAMASHGAFAIFYGRHLKHYIKKSEVLLGRPTNDVDVDIDLGREGRANKISRRQAMIKMDEDGSFYLKNLGKYPILVNSKEVATGQRLSLNSCCLIEIRGMRFMFEKFQYSSRW, encoded by the exons ATGGGAGCACTTGCTCCCATCTTTCCCTGGATCCCTGAAGATGATATTAAGTTGAAGAATGCGGTTGAG GCTGGTGCTTCTTTAGAATCACTTGCGAAAGGTGCAGTGAGATTTTCTCGTAGATTTACTATTCAAGAACTGCAGGATCGGTGGCACTCTCTTCTCTATGATCCATATGTTTCAGCAGAAGCCTCTGATCGTATGGTTGAGATTGAAAATTCTGCTTCCAATCTATCGTCAAAACCCAACAGATCTGGCAATTCTAAAGGTAGTGGATTTACTTCAGGGAAGAAAAATATTGGAAGTGTTCGTAGACATTACCATGCCATGCGAAAGAGGATTTGCAGTGAACCTTTTAACTCTATTGACATAAGTTTTCTTGTTGCACCTGGTGGTTTTCATTGCACTAGTAATGAAGGCGGATGTCAAGAGCAGTTAACACATCAGAATGAGCCTGCAAGTCAAAATTGCATGTTTGGAGAGCCTATCTCAAATCATTTTGGACTGCCGGAGTCAGACTTGGACATTGTGCGTCATGCATTTCCAGAAATGGTAGGGGATGATGTGACTGCTGGTGACATTGATTGTCCTGCCCATGCATTTCATTCTGGACACCTGAACTCATTTGAAGGTGGTCTTTCAGATGGAATGATTGGTAGGAATTGCTTATATGGATTTACTGACAATGTTTCCCCTGTGTCAGTCAAAGATGCAGCACAAACTGGCATTGGACATTCATTCGAGCATAATAATGTACATAAGGTTATTCCTCTTCAACAGAATGTACCTGTCTTTGGGAAATGTGCTGGTGCTCAGGGAATGGGGCCACAGCGTGAAATGCCAGTGAGTGACCTATTTGAGACAGATGATCTAGAAGCAAAACCCTTGTCTTCATTTGGTTCTATCAATAAGAACCCTGGAAATGTTTGCTCTGGATTTGGAGTGAGTCAATGCTTCAACTCTGCAGTTTCAGATTGTAGTGCTGCATTTCACCAGTTAGGATATTCATCTCCATTAGCTAGGATGCCTGCCTGGGAACCAATTGATGGCATTTCTACATCAGTAATGCGAATTGAAGCAAACCTTGGAGACAAAGGTCAAGTTCGAGGAGATGCATTAGCATGCCAGGGTGATGGTGGCGCTGAGAAAATAGGTTCATCCAGTTATGAAATTGTCCACTCAGAACCCAATTTAGAAGAAAGAATATCTACTGAGGGAATAACTAATTCCACTGCTATGCCAGAGGGTGATTTCATGGATCTTTCAAGCTCCCTTTTGAACTTTGCAGATGATGGTGAGCTTCTTTTCATGGATGTAGATGTGAAAGACATTATGGATAGATCTTGTCTTGATGGTCTTAACTCGATTTTGTTAAGTTCTCCCGGTGAATCTCATCAAGATGATATGCCTGGTATTCCTAACAAGTCTAAAGCAACAGAACCACAAGATACATGCTTGATGGTAGCCAATGATCCATGTACTGGAGAATTTGATGATCTTAGTTACCAATCACACTTTCGACAGGATGATGGACATAAGGCTTGCGATGCAGTTGCAGTGGGTAATAAGTTGGTGTCTACGTCAGCACTGAATCCTCATTCTCCTGAACTTCAGGATGGGGTTATTTGCTGCACATTCAACACAGAGGATCCTAAAATCCCAGACAATGATGACATTTTTCCATCCACTGAAATGCTTGCATCAGTTGGATCCCCTATAATGCAACAAAGTTCTGGGGAGTCTCCTAACATAGCAGCCTCATTTCCCATGGATGGTCATGATGCTCAAAAGGTTACTGAACGAGGATCAAACTTGgtgaagggagaagaagaagcccctGCACAGAGGCTTCTGGCTCCCAGGATGATGAGATCACTAGTATTAGCAAAAAAGGGTTCAAACCTTCCTGTTGATGGATGTGGATTCAAATCTGAGTTGCCTGAGAGTGACTCTGCTGATGTGGTATCCAATCGCATAAGTACTTCGGAGCTTTGTCGATGCAGACCATGGCCTGTAACTCCAAACTTTGTCCCAGATGGGTCACTGAAAGAATCAGTTATAAATGTTGAAATGGAAAAACAACATGATTTTCGTTGTTCTGTTGATTCTTTATTGGATAAGCCAGGTCATGGTTCTGATCATGTAAAATGTTGTCCACGAAACATCCTTGGTGGCTGTAAACAAGATGCAGATGTGTCAGTTGCAATTCATAAAAATTTGCAAGCACATGCAGAATCAGGTTCCAGAGAAATGGCTATTCCAGAATCAGGAGTAAACCCTCCAACTTCAGATCGGGAAGAGCAACTTTCTGAAAGTGATATACCTTGTTTTTCTGATGTCGAAGCCATG ATACTTGATATGGACTTGGGTCCTGATCAAGAGTCACATTACAGTAAGGAAG TGGTAAGGTATCAAAATGTGGATACTAAGAGGGCAATCATAAGGTTGGAACAGGTGGTCCAGTCTCATATGCAAAGAGCTATGGCTTCTCATGGAGCATTTGCCATTTTCTATGGCCGCCATTTGAAGCATTATATTAAGAAATCAGAG GTATTACTTGGGAGACCAACAAATGATGTGGATGTTGACATTGACCTAGGAAGAGAAGGGCGTGCTAATAAAATATCTCGACGGCAG
- the LOC122658836 gene encoding uncharacterized protein LOC122658836 isoform X2: MGALAPIFPWIPEDDIKLKNAVEAGASLESLAKGAVRFSRRFTIQELQDRWHSLLYDPYVSAEASDRMVEIENSASNLSSKPNRSGNSKGSGFTSGKKNIGSVRRHYHAMRKRICSEPFNSIDISFLVAPGGFHCTSNEGGCQEQLTHQNEPASQNCMFGEPISNHFGLPESDLDIVRHAFPEMVGDDVTAGDIDCPAHAFHSGHLNSFEGGLSDGMIGRNCLYGFTDNVSPVSVKDAAQTGIGHSFEHNNVHKVIPLQQNVPVFGKCAGAQGMGPQREMPVSDLFETDDLEAKPLSSFGSINKNPGNVCSGFGVSQCFNSAVSDCSAAFHQLGYSSPLARMPAWEPIDGISTSVMRIEANLGDKGQVRGDALACQGDGGAEKIGSSSYEIVHSEPNLEERISTEGITNSTAMPEGDFMDLSSSLLNFADDGELLFMDVDVKDIMDRSCLDGLNSILLSSPGESHQDDMPGIPNKSKATEPQDTCLMVANDPCTGEFDDLSYQSHFRQDDGHKACDAVAVGNKLVSTSALNPHSPELQDGVICCTFNTEDPKIPDNDDIFPSTEMLASVGSPIMQQSSGESPNIAASFPMDGHDAQKVTERGSNLVKGEEEAPAQRLLAPRMMRSLVLAKKGSNLPVDGCGFKSELPESDSADVVSNRISTSELCRCRPWPVTPNFVPDGSLKESVINVEMEKQHDFRCSVDSLLDKPGHGSDHVKCCPRNILGGCKQDADVSVAIHKNLQAHAESGSREMAIPESGVNPPTSDREEQLSESDIPCFSDVEAMILDMDLGPDQESHYSKEVVRYQNVDTKRAIIRLEQVVQSHMQRAMASHGAFAIFYGRHLKHYIKKSEVLLGRPTNDVDVDIDLGREGRANKISRRQAMIKMDEDGSFYLKNLGKYPILVNSKEVATGQRLSLNSCCLIEVMETT; encoded by the exons ATGGGAGCACTTGCTCCCATCTTTCCCTGGATCCCTGAAGATGATATTAAGTTGAAGAATGCGGTTGAG GCTGGTGCTTCTTTAGAATCACTTGCGAAAGGTGCAGTGAGATTTTCTCGTAGATTTACTATTCAAGAACTGCAGGATCGGTGGCACTCTCTTCTCTATGATCCATATGTTTCAGCAGAAGCCTCTGATCGTATGGTTGAGATTGAAAATTCTGCTTCCAATCTATCGTCAAAACCCAACAGATCTGGCAATTCTAAAGGTAGTGGATTTACTTCAGGGAAGAAAAATATTGGAAGTGTTCGTAGACATTACCATGCCATGCGAAAGAGGATTTGCAGTGAACCTTTTAACTCTATTGACATAAGTTTTCTTGTTGCACCTGGTGGTTTTCATTGCACTAGTAATGAAGGCGGATGTCAAGAGCAGTTAACACATCAGAATGAGCCTGCAAGTCAAAATTGCATGTTTGGAGAGCCTATCTCAAATCATTTTGGACTGCCGGAGTCAGACTTGGACATTGTGCGTCATGCATTTCCAGAAATGGTAGGGGATGATGTGACTGCTGGTGACATTGATTGTCCTGCCCATGCATTTCATTCTGGACACCTGAACTCATTTGAAGGTGGTCTTTCAGATGGAATGATTGGTAGGAATTGCTTATATGGATTTACTGACAATGTTTCCCCTGTGTCAGTCAAAGATGCAGCACAAACTGGCATTGGACATTCATTCGAGCATAATAATGTACATAAGGTTATTCCTCTTCAACAGAATGTACCTGTCTTTGGGAAATGTGCTGGTGCTCAGGGAATGGGGCCACAGCGTGAAATGCCAGTGAGTGACCTATTTGAGACAGATGATCTAGAAGCAAAACCCTTGTCTTCATTTGGTTCTATCAATAAGAACCCTGGAAATGTTTGCTCTGGATTTGGAGTGAGTCAATGCTTCAACTCTGCAGTTTCAGATTGTAGTGCTGCATTTCACCAGTTAGGATATTCATCTCCATTAGCTAGGATGCCTGCCTGGGAACCAATTGATGGCATTTCTACATCAGTAATGCGAATTGAAGCAAACCTTGGAGACAAAGGTCAAGTTCGAGGAGATGCATTAGCATGCCAGGGTGATGGTGGCGCTGAGAAAATAGGTTCATCCAGTTATGAAATTGTCCACTCAGAACCCAATTTAGAAGAAAGAATATCTACTGAGGGAATAACTAATTCCACTGCTATGCCAGAGGGTGATTTCATGGATCTTTCAAGCTCCCTTTTGAACTTTGCAGATGATGGTGAGCTTCTTTTCATGGATGTAGATGTGAAAGACATTATGGATAGATCTTGTCTTGATGGTCTTAACTCGATTTTGTTAAGTTCTCCCGGTGAATCTCATCAAGATGATATGCCTGGTATTCCTAACAAGTCTAAAGCAACAGAACCACAAGATACATGCTTGATGGTAGCCAATGATCCATGTACTGGAGAATTTGATGATCTTAGTTACCAATCACACTTTCGACAGGATGATGGACATAAGGCTTGCGATGCAGTTGCAGTGGGTAATAAGTTGGTGTCTACGTCAGCACTGAATCCTCATTCTCCTGAACTTCAGGATGGGGTTATTTGCTGCACATTCAACACAGAGGATCCTAAAATCCCAGACAATGATGACATTTTTCCATCCACTGAAATGCTTGCATCAGTTGGATCCCCTATAATGCAACAAAGTTCTGGGGAGTCTCCTAACATAGCAGCCTCATTTCCCATGGATGGTCATGATGCTCAAAAGGTTACTGAACGAGGATCAAACTTGgtgaagggagaagaagaagcccctGCACAGAGGCTTCTGGCTCCCAGGATGATGAGATCACTAGTATTAGCAAAAAAGGGTTCAAACCTTCCTGTTGATGGATGTGGATTCAAATCTGAGTTGCCTGAGAGTGACTCTGCTGATGTGGTATCCAATCGCATAAGTACTTCGGAGCTTTGTCGATGCAGACCATGGCCTGTAACTCCAAACTTTGTCCCAGATGGGTCACTGAAAGAATCAGTTATAAATGTTGAAATGGAAAAACAACATGATTTTCGTTGTTCTGTTGATTCTTTATTGGATAAGCCAGGTCATGGTTCTGATCATGTAAAATGTTGTCCACGAAACATCCTTGGTGGCTGTAAACAAGATGCAGATGTGTCAGTTGCAATTCATAAAAATTTGCAAGCACATGCAGAATCAGGTTCCAGAGAAATGGCTATTCCAGAATCAGGAGTAAACCCTCCAACTTCAGATCGGGAAGAGCAACTTTCTGAAAGTGATATACCTTGTTTTTCTGATGTCGAAGCCATG ATACTTGATATGGACTTGGGTCCTGATCAAGAGTCACATTACAGTAAGGAAG TGGTAAGGTATCAAAATGTGGATACTAAGAGGGCAATCATAAGGTTGGAACAGGTGGTCCAGTCTCATATGCAAAGAGCTATGGCTTCTCATGGAGCATTTGCCATTTTCTATGGCCGCCATTTGAAGCATTATATTAAGAAATCAGAG GTATTACTTGGGAGACCAACAAATGATGTGGATGTTGACATTGACCTAGGAAGAGAAGGGCGTGCTAATAAAATATCTCGACGGCAG
- the LOC122660489 gene encoding agamous-like MADS-box protein TM6 isoform X2: MGRGKIEIKRIENTTNRQVTYSKRRGGIMKKARELSVLCDAEVSLVMFSSTGKFHEYVTPTTTTKKIFDRYQQTSGVNLWQPHYEKMQESLNKLKETNNNLRREIRQRMGEDLDDLSIDELRGLEQNMDKSLKVVRDQKYHKIQTQTDTYKKKDERDEDPDYGLVDHEGDYETELGVANGGAHSFAFRLQPIQPNLQDGGIYGFHDLRLA, from the exons ATGGGTCGAGGAAAGATCGAGATCAAGAGAATAGAGAATACTACCAACAGGCAAGTTACTTACTCGAAGCGACGAGGCGGTATCATGAAGAAAGCTCGGGAGCTCAGTGTTCTCTGTGATGCCGAAGTTTCTCTCGTCATGTTCTCCAGTACAGGCAAATTCCATGAATACGTCACTCCCACCACAAC aACGAAGAAGATATTTGATCGGTATCAGCAAACTTCGGGGGTCAATCTCTGGCAGCCGCATTACGAG AAAATGCAAGAAAGCTTGAACAAGCTGAAGGAGACCAATAATAATCTCCGGAGAGAAATCAG GCAGAGGATGGGTGAAGATCTCGACGATCTGAGCATCGATGAACTGCGTGGTCTTGAGCAAAATATGGACAAATCCTTGAAGGTTGTTCGTGATCAAAAG TATCACAAGATCCAGACTCAAACCGACACTTACAAGAAAAAG GACGAGAGAGATGAAGATCCAGACTATGGGTTAGTGGACCATGAAGGAGACTATGAAACTGAGCTTGGAGTGGCAAATGGAGGCGCCCATTCATTTGCTTTCCGCTTGCAACCAATCCAACCCAATCTTCAGGATGGAGGAATTTATGGATTCCATGATCTACGCCTTGCTTGA
- the LOC122660489 gene encoding agamous-like MADS-box protein TM6 isoform X1: MGRGKIEIKRIENTTNRQVTYSKRRGGIMKKARELSVLCDAEVSLVMFSSTGKFHEYVTPTTTTKKIFDRYQQTSGVNLWQPHYEKMQESLNKLKETNNNLRREIRQRMGEDLDDLSIDELRGLEQNMDKSLKVVRDQKYHKIQTQTDTYKKKLRNSEETHRNLLRQFDERDEDPDYGLVDHEGDYETELGVANGGAHSFAFRLQPIQPNLQDGGIYGFHDLRLA, translated from the exons ATGGGTCGAGGAAAGATCGAGATCAAGAGAATAGAGAATACTACCAACAGGCAAGTTACTTACTCGAAGCGACGAGGCGGTATCATGAAGAAAGCTCGGGAGCTCAGTGTTCTCTGTGATGCCGAAGTTTCTCTCGTCATGTTCTCCAGTACAGGCAAATTCCATGAATACGTCACTCCCACCACAAC aACGAAGAAGATATTTGATCGGTATCAGCAAACTTCGGGGGTCAATCTCTGGCAGCCGCATTACGAG AAAATGCAAGAAAGCTTGAACAAGCTGAAGGAGACCAATAATAATCTCCGGAGAGAAATCAG GCAGAGGATGGGTGAAGATCTCGACGATCTGAGCATCGATGAACTGCGTGGTCTTGAGCAAAATATGGACAAATCCTTGAAGGTTGTTCGTGATCAAAAG TATCACAAGATCCAGACTCAAACCGACACTTACAAGAAAAAG CTGAGGAACTCGGAGGAAACGCACAGGAATCTTTTGCGCCAATTT GACGAGAGAGATGAAGATCCAGACTATGGGTTAGTGGACCATGAAGGAGACTATGAAACTGAGCTTGGAGTGGCAAATGGAGGCGCCCATTCATTTGCTTTCCGCTTGCAACCAATCCAACCCAATCTTCAGGATGGAGGAATTTATGGATTCCATGATCTACGCCTTGCTTGA